Part of the Anomaloglossus baeobatrachus isolate aAnoBae1 chromosome 1, aAnoBae1.hap1, whole genome shotgun sequence genome, gtggaaagtgagctggatgggatatggggagggatgggattcacaaagcttggtggctgggagctgatctcttggcggatgttttctattttctctgtgaaattcgAGGCCAAATCCTTAACTTTTAATAACCAACAAGGAAGTAAATCTGGCCTTTACACTGCATTaaaatgcaaatatttttttcCAAGGGGATTTTACttgcagctgtgacgccctggcctatcaggtcatcacagggtattgtgcaatctgcccttcagcacagtatccaccctccttggttacgggtcctggtcctttggtgttgctaatgtggcgcccctgacctggtcaggcaccactgagtactgcacccatgctggatgagtacaaacaggtaatcccaaaggctgaatagggtgtggaaaCGCAGGCATACTTTAACCAgggctcacacacaccttagaggggaccccagggcagacccaggagggggtgtggcctccacatctcagctagtggtgctgtggagaagctggaaggagttgAGCAGTGGTAGTGAGTCGGAGGGAAGCAGTGAAGGAGGACTCACAAGCTGAGTCTGAACCGGAGAGcaggcacgcagacacgctagtcagaccctacaagtgtagtggctgtttgcgggggagtttgtttgccacacagtcagactgaaagacacctcaggaagaagcggggtgtttgagtacggggactcctggcagACCAGGcatgcaggggaaacaggttcccgaagtaggctcaagtttaactacctattaaacctgccggtggggtggacaacaagtcccacaccaaacaacacagagtccgcagtatcagcagcaacgagggggcccataagtgagatatggcgagaagccatctttacttggtccacgctgccagcaaatgggccagaaaggggagaaaggcagatgcgacttccctggatgaatcccatatacttcaagtcgggagttatccgaaacaagaagtgctaggaaggcaagcttacagtcacccttacttcagcctgaaggatacctggttctccctgcagtttgtctcagcatcgcccgggttatctcacaatgaacaactgaacgtgagtaaaaaccctgaaagacattctggactgtgtgtgagttcttctgcgacctgtggttccacgtacatatacccaagcccctggggccagcctcactctcggtaggccacaccatctaactgcaattaccatcagccccagacgctcgctaaactgcagtggcggtcacctctcaccctgaccgcaaaaccgagagtggcgtcacgattcctattaaagttaacctgacatacctgttgccggaagattcccagcacgtgaagaccctgaggcgacctgcaggtgaggggtttcacactaacagcttagccaatcaaaaccctaggaacactttacaatgtacccaccagacacaccattggggggcctgaagggaatagggccgcccacatggggggttggtaggggagaatgagaaagtgagaggagaagtgaagtggtactggaaggagtaggaggtgaagtgactctcgtgaggagaggtcacaggtggagcagggctcccgagtactaggtggcagacgttggtctgggcctggtaggagctggaaccccggtcgcaggggatagtgtcagggggcacggattgccgaggagggcggctggcggccttgagctatcaccaggcagggcactacggggtacgtggaccctaggccaggaagtagcttcacgcgtcctggtaatttacccgacgtgggtgaagacttcaagtgtcatccccaacccgctccaaaattggggtactagcgcaccgatgggataggactttcccaatacagtccaaagaaatcctactcgtgaaccctgagagctagctcactccgttagccatacgagtgagcgggacccgaaaagtttcagacttgagggtccaaagaagaaaacacaggtgccaaggaaagggtcacagactaaccgcaacaccaagggcacggacccaagcgtgctccctcccagctgcagtggtgctcagaactttggtttacaagctgtcggtgtggttatttctggattgagtgagtacactgaaaacccttctcccactccccaatggcaccccttcaccaccatcaccgggctcccaggGCAaaaccctcctacccacggaggggttaaaacaccttgctgccatgccACCAGGTGTCCCCAATGGAcgcgtggcatcacaaactttcctaatcccgtatatatactcccccactcctttttggttcgagtgtccgcgtggaccccctgggtccggagacccctcgagccaccgcagctccggatctgagcggctcggctgctgctacgggggtggtacacttcgaaaaacctggtgtcacgaacaagatacaagcaggacccacttacctgggtgacatgcgccttgaaaaCCGAATACCGCGATTcaaaattctgtttcccgccaagTCTGCCATTTTCTGACATTTTTTCGCACAAAAATACCATATTCTCCGAGAAAGCGCACAAAGCCTAAGTCCCGCCCCTCGTCTTCCTAGtgaggctggaaccggaagttcccagaggaccACGGTCAGcgggagagtgctgcgaaaagaccaagggggcgggccagaatgtgttactagcggaagtggagcaggaatgccaggactctgcaacaacgttcctggaagacgcagtggcaagatggctgagcgagactggtccccagagtgtgctgtccctgggaccgcggcatggatagaggaagaaacagagcagctgtgccggaggatgcggacgcaattcctcttcattctgaaccactggagggaagagatgaggagcctggcggtggcggtgtgagcttgtgagatcgaaatcccacgtgaagagagggtgagcggttacccagtccctattaatTGCACAAATCCGCCcacagtggctgagggatccggaccgtccccgctCGTGGTGAGCACTCCACTACCGactaccccatcctcggcggacgcggagctgcccccaccaaccccggcagcggaaccttcagtctgTTTATCAGAATCTCcggctgcagagatccagaccaaGGCCCTTAttccagccacggcagcggtcgCCCAGACACcgaccagaccagacccggccgcatcaccgggcccgtcctcagaggcggagcacccgagccctgcaaccccggctgcggagcagtcggttcattAGTCTACACCAGCGGGAGCAGAACCAAGATGTTTGCCTGTTCTGTTActgcgcggcatcccgacggctgttggggccgccagagttcaagtaaagccagagccagatagggagctgaggccagacgctgatgccccctactgggaacgacaaccacACCAGCAGCAGATGATGCCAGTAATGACCAAACGAGAACAATGTCAAGAGATGCTTGCCCAAAGCTGGAAAGAGAAAGAGTATCTGAGGAAGGCTACATTCCGTGTCCATGGGCCGCGGCACATAGGGTACGTTAGGCGATTTAACCCTGAGAAAGGATGGGGTTTCTTATGGGAAGCAGATCTCTCTGAAGAAGTGTTTGTCACTTGGCGAGATGTGGAACAGCATCTCCCTAGTGGCCATCCAGGTCGTAGCCTGGAGGCCGGAGAAGTGGTCAGTTACACCCGGCACTGGGGTGGACGGGGCTGGTACGCCCAAGATGTGAAGTGGCTCGCTATAGTCGTTGAGCGAGTAGTACCAGCCGCCGCTGTTgattaccagcctcccagtgagcagTCCTGAGTGTTAAAAAtattacagtaccagtagttgcgatgccatagaattgttaggtatcagtgttttcgtttgttattttccatagtttattatttttcatatagagaatgttagtgaataagtgcctaatcaaccagttttaatgaaatgagtgaaagttacctgatttacaaGTAAATTACTGAaaatgtacaaccggtacatggactccgttaaaagttttaaatatattaagtaaatatggaccacggtcacaggactggcgtgaccaacacgaacttgtgtcttgtataataattGCACCtcatgtgccaaccagagtcgtctaaaatacAATACtagggaccttaacccggtcacggactTACCTTAGGtttccaggttgtttgggtggcgggttgttgggaccgggacgttgggactggactgtcataggaaggggctgcaacagagtaggttgagcctccgttgccATAGAaagcggtagcgtcccaccgttgggcgacgaactcttaacaaattttagtaacgtttaagtgcattgcctcccctgtgtggaaTGGAACCTGTTTAATTAAAGTGTGTTAATATGTTATATATTTCCCTTTCTACagttaaaagcaaaacaaaaataaacctctggtgtcctgtagctcagggacgggctacgtttaaccaagggggaatgtgacaccttgGCTTATCAGCTCGTCACATGAtaatgtgcaatctgcccttcagcacagtatccaccctccttggttacgggtcctggtcctttggtgttgctaacagctgagccaatcaaaaccctaggaacactttacactgtagagTGAGAAAGTGAAAGGAGAAGTAAAGTGGTACTTTCCTAATCCCATATATATACTCTCCCACTCCTTTTTGATTCGAGTGTCCGCGTggtcccctgggtccggagacccctcaagccaccgcggctccggatccgagccgctcagctgctgctacgggggcggtacacagcCGACATGAGGTTTTAGATGACTTTCCACAGATTGAAAGCTCTGTATTCGAAACATGGTGCTCTGACATTAGtgaaaaataaatgcaaaattaaTCATTACAATATTATATCCCTGGGCAGCTGCTAAGGAATTATGTAGACAAGGCAAGAAAGTTCCCTTACCCCACAACTATCAAGTAAAGTTATAACCACAAGGCGAATGCCAAACAATATTAAATATAAGAacccccatacagcagtatagaTAGTCATGCTAGGagtgtcttaggcgggctttacatgctgcgacatcgctagcaattgctagcgatgtcgagcgcgatagcacccgcccccatcttacatgcgatatctggtgcttgctgccgtagcgaacattattgctatggcagcttcacacgcacatacctggtcggcgacgtggctgtgaccgccgaacaatccctccttcaagggggaggtgcgttcggcgtcacagcgacgtcaccgcgacgtcactaagcggccgaccaatagaaccggaggggcggagatgagcgggacataacatcccgcccaccttcttccttccgcattaggctaagttcacattttcgttgttttgtatcagtcacatgcgtcgcttgacgcatgtgactgatgcgctgttcaacgctgtacaacggatgacaaagaacagaattctttgtcggattccgttgtgtgcggggggcagagttcggggggggggagccaagcggggccgtggcactgaggacgtcagtgccgcagggactgcaggacaggtgagtgtgtgtgtgtgagtgtgtgagtgtgtgagagtgagtgtgtgtgtgtatacacatgctgaatgcgggagggggcggagccgagcgggggcggggccaggcgctgaggatgtcagtggcagtgccgccgcggtctgcatggccggggacaggtgagtgtatgtgtgtgagtgtatatgtgtgtgtgtgtgtgtacacacatgtgcggagtgcgggagggggcggggccgagcggggaagtgtcagcctccctgcacacgtaaccaggctaaatatcgggtagcttagcgctggctccttgcaccgtaaccagggtaaatatcgggtaaccaaccaaagctggtgacgtgtgcagggagccagagagcatgagcagcgaaatccgacggatcgtgctgctcaaaaaacgttacatgctgcgttcctcccgcccggcggtcagtcgttccacgactgatcagtcgggcggagggtgcaacgcagcatcatcagtcacaatccgctgctcatacaagtccatgggagcaacggaatccgctaaacggattccgttgtttacaagagcagcggattgtgactgatacattttagcggaaatgtgaacttagccttaccggtggacgcaggtaaggagatgtttgtcgttcctgcggtttcacacacagcgttgtgtggtgctgcaggaacgacaaacaacatcgtatctgcagtaacgacattatgcaaATGAactacgttacacagatcagcggttttttacacttttgcgctcgttcatcatggcacctaggatttacacattgcgatgtcgctaccggcgccagatgtgcgtcactaatgacgtgacccgacgatatatcggtagcgatgtgatgtcgcaacgtgtaaagcccgccttagcccaGACTGGTCATTAGATCGTAGCATAAACTCAAAATAACATACGAAAAAATAGGAGATCAAGAGTCATGAAGTGTAAAAAATTAACAATTTTATTATATGCAACCAGTGAAAAGATAAAAACACACAGAGGGATGTGATACACACAACAGAACAAAATCTCTAGCAGCAATATAGATCAGAAAGGTTATTCAAAAAATGACCAGTCATACATTGTAAGGATAAGGTATTAGGGCAATCTGAAAGTGCAAGTGAATGCAATAAATAGTTATAAATAAGCCCACATAATCCCTAACACGATTGTGTCCAAATAATCAGGTCAGAGACATAGTAATACAAAAGACAATGCTGTAAAGTGGCCAGTGTGTCTAAAGTGGCCAGTGCAAAATCCTGAATGTGTGTGAGAAAGGCCCCCCCATACCCCACCAATGGCTGCTCATTTTTTGAATAACCTTTCTGACTTATATTGCTGCTAGAGATTTTGTCCTGTTGTGTGCATCACATCCCTCTGTGTGTTTTTATCTTTTCACTGGTTGCATATAATAAAATTGTTCATTTTTTGCACTTTATGACCCTTGACCTCCTATTTTTTCGAATGCCAAACCATGTAATATATGTTACCCCCTCAACCAGTGTCTACTGAGCTGCCAATGGCACACCAGTACCATTGACTCTGGGGGCACAGtaccactgactctgggggcccagtaacactgactctggggtccagtaacactgactctaacACTGACTCTGTGGGTCCAGTTACACTGACTGCGggcccagtaacactgactctgggggcccagtaCCACTGACTCTGGGGGTCCAGTAGCACTGACTCTGGGGGTCCAGTTACAGTGACTCTGTGGGCCCAGTAACATTCTGGGGACCTACTGGTtggctacatgcaaatattacattagccTTATTCACACATTTATCTGTACTTCTATGTAATAATGCACTGGGTACTTTTGTGAGTGAATGATGAGATGCTACTTTTTTATGTAGTGAATAATGACATGGGGCCAAATACTGCTCATATTGTGGGGTAAGTGGCTCACTCCAGCAGAGAGGCCCACCAGGGAATTCCCCTGTTCCCCGGTAGGCCAGTTCGAGCCTGCCATCaaaacaaaatgcaaaataaaagtgaAAGCAGACAAATCCAAACACAGTCAGGGGATccaataaaaacaaaaacatactGAAAAATATTGACATATAGTGATCAGCCACTATTTGTACACAGGAGAATATAGGGCCTTGTTCACATATATTctatatatggcggctgtatactacatgagggtgcctaatgctatctaggtctgcattgtgctgtatggcggctgtatactacatgagggtgcctaatgctatgtgggactgcattgtgctatatgcagcctgtatactacacgaaggtgcctaatgctatctgggtctgcattgtgctatatgggggctgtctaCTACATGaacgtgcctaatgctatctgggtctgcattgtgctatatgggggctgtataccacatgaggatgcctaatgctatatgagtCTGCATTgttctatatgggggctgcttaatgttatatgggggttgcatagagaACTATGAGGGCTTCatgacactatatggaggaatatgggggctgcatactgctatacccccagagttgtatgtcactccaccccagtgctgtataccccctcagagctgtgtatACTCCCAGAGCTGCATGCCACcttcccacctcagagctgtttgtccccccaccccaaagccactgcccccctctagagctgtatggcccccattgctgtatatccctttcctcagtaatatgtatgcccccaagtaatgtgtatgtccccagcctctcttgtgatgtactgtatatacagcagtgttagagtTCTCTATGTgcgaccatgtctgttagtgactgccaccaatcagcgtagcacagacacatgccaaggaggagctggatggacacaagcggggaggtgaatgaggctgttgccggcttcccaatattagaaatctctctagtgtgtctgtgtgtgcatgtatgatctgtatctatgtatgtcagtgtatatgacagtgtatagatttttgtctatttatatgtgtttttgtgaatttccctttaaatatgtatgtgtacgtatgcctgtatgtgtatgtatctgtgcatgtggatggggcccactgagactctttcgcccagggcccaaaagaacctggagccggccctgactgcaGGTTCAGCTTTTTGTTTTCTTATGATGAAGTTTCTCCTTCATTGACATTTTTTAGGGTTTCCTTGTTGTATATTAACATTAGATTTAGGACCTTTTTATATTAGATCTGGCTTGTAATATATTAAATGTCAAATCAAAGTTTGCTCCATCTGTACATGGATGCCGCATTAGTAGTAACCGATAGGTGTTCATGTACTGTCACATCCAAGAAGAGGGAGACTTATTTAATGATTTCTGCTTTGTTTTTACTTTTACAGAAATTGAGGGTGAAGAAATTTCTCATCATGTCAAATTTGCGTCATAGATTGTGGCTGAACTTGATTCTGCTATGTGTATTGATCATCACTGGAGAACATGCTCAAAATGTTCCTGATATGGCTTCCCTCCTCGACACAAAGTTGGATTTAAGTCATAGTAATCTTACTATACTCCAACCAAGTATGTTTCAGCAATATCCTGACTTACAGATCTTGGATCTTTCTTATAATGCACTTGAAGACATGAACTTCTCTGTGTTCCGAATTCAATCTGTTCTACAAAAGTTGGACATCTCACACAATAAGCTGCGGACTATGAATTGTAGCTCCCTACATTATATCAAAGGTGTTACCCATCTAAACATGTCCTACAATGACTTTCAAGCTACGTTCCTATGCAAAGAATTTGCCTCCTTAGTGAAATTAAGACATCTTGGATTAAGTGCAACAAAGATAAAACGCTCTGATTTCTTGAATATTGCACACCAAGGACTGCAAACTGTATTTTTGGGGCTTGAAAATCTGCAGCTATATGAAGCTGGTGGCCTTCAATCGCTACGTACAGAAAAGTTACATGTGGTTTTACCGCAGAATTTAACAGACTCAACTCATCTATTATACGATGACTTTAACATCTCTAAAACTCTGGAAATCTCCAATATGCTATGTGAGAAAACTTGCAATAATGCGGTTTTGCAAATAGTGATCAAATCCATGGTGTCCAATCTAATTATCAGCGATATCACAATGTCAGGGTATGAAATGGTTCGAATTCTTCAAATCTGCTGGCGATCAACAGTTGAACATCTGTCCATCTATAGGTTTACACTCATAAAAGAGTTTGATTATGAGAAGTTTGACTTTTCAGTTGGTTCTCTAAAGTCTTTATCATTTGATTATATTTTTCTACAAGTCTTTTTGTACAATTCCGAGGAACATCCTGTAAAAATATTTTCAGAAATGTTTGTAGAGAACCTTACACTATCGAATGCGGAAATATCACACTTTTATTGTCCTCCATCGCCTAGCATGTTCCATTCCTTAATACTGACCAATAACAAACTCACAGATATGATTTTTGCAAAGTGTCAGACCCTCACTAATATTCAGCTCCTTGATTTACAAAACAATATTTTAGAAAAACTATCACATGTAACCTCAATGACCTCCACAATGAAATCTCTAAAGAATTTAGATGTTAGCGGTAATAGACTATACTCAGAAATCAATAAGGATTGTGAATGGTCACCAAGTCTCCGCGTTCTGAACCTTTCTAGAAATAAGCTCACGGATTCCGTCTTTAGTTGTCTACCTACATATCTCGAGGTACTTGATGTCTCCAACAACCAATTATCAAGTGTCGGGGAGGAGGTTAACCATCTAAAATCTTTAAAGGAGCTATATCTGTCATCAAACCAACTAAGCCACATACCTGACTGCAGTTACTTAAGTAAAAATTTAATATACCTGAGTATTGATGAAAACTTAATATATTCCCCATCCAAGGAACACCTTACAAAGTGTCAAAACGTTAAGCAGATAGTTCTTGGAAAAAATAAATATCAATGTAATTGTGAATTACAAGAATTTATTAGCAGTGCAGAAAGTTTATACGAAAACCTTGTAGGATGGCCTCAATCTTTTATGTGTGAGCATCCACAAGAACTCAGGGGAGTTATGCTTAAGAATTTCCGTCCTTCTAAACTATCTTGCAATATATTCATTCTAGTAGGCGTCATTGTTGGCACCATGGCGGTCCTCTTCATCTTTATGTTATTTCTCTGCAAACATTTTGACTTGCCATGGTACATAAGAATGATTTTCCAATGGCTTCGAAGGAAGTACAGGATAAGAAATGTTCACAATGATGAAGCAATAATGGGTAAACGTTTTCATGCCTTCATCTCATACAGTCAAGAAGACAACGAATGGGTGAAAAAGTTATTGATTCCAAACCTCGAAAAAAGTGATCAAGCCATAAAACTCTGCCATCATGAAAGAGATTTTATTCCAGGCAAAACAATAGTTGAAAATATCATCAACTGCATTGAAAAAAGTTTTAAGTCTATTTTTGTACTCTCTCCAAATTTCATTCAAAGCGAATGGTGCCATTATGAACTGTATTTTGCCCAACACTCATTATTTGGGAAGAATTCTGATAATTTAATTCTTATTTTATTAGATCCAATACCCCAGTATCTTATTCCAAACAAATATAGTAAATTAAAAGCTATCATGAAACAAAGAACTTACATGGAGTGGCCAAAGGAGAAACGCAAACATGGACTATTTTGGGCAAATCTCAGAGAAGCCATCCAAACAAATATTCCTTTGGAGGATGAAGAAATATTTGTACTAAATTGAGCAAGGTACAAGAAATCTGCAGTATTACTATGCGCAATGTTCTGCAAGATTGAGGCAACAACACATGTAAGGAGCTGTCTGAATATAGCTTCGAAGAAGTGGTTAAGTGTAAGGATTTGGCATCTTCAGGTTGTAAATGACAAGAAAGTTTTACGTAAAGTTAAGTTTAATTTTAACCCTTACAAGAAAATCTCCACACctgatatatataccatatatatatatatatatatatatatatatatatatatatatactgcatatgttTTACATATATAGTATTATTTACTTCTGCACAATTCTTGCCAGCTGATTCACAGATTTGTGATCAATGTAATGTAGGGTTTTTGGTTTATGACCAATAGAATATGTGCACCTTTAATATGGAACCATGACTCTCTAAAGGGCGCAGAAAATCGGAGAATGGTCAATTCAATTTCATAGCTTCTGAGACTGAAAAACAAGTTGGGACTCATTTAAGAAGCACAAATGGACTTTTAGAACTTTATTCAGTTAGTCCAGtaatgtttttattgttttatgAAACTGCGCATATTTCATTAAAATTCTTATAGAACACCGTGATTTATGCTTTCAAACCAGGACTAGTCCGT contains:
- the LOC142289853 gene encoding toll-like receptor 1, whose product is MSNLRHRLWLNLILLCVLIITGEHAQNVPDMASLLDTKLDLSHSNLTILQPSMFQQYPDLQILDLSYNALEDMNFSVFRIQSVLQKLDISHNKLRTMNCSSLHYIKGVTHLNMSYNDFQATFLCKEFASLVKLRHLGLSATKIKRSDFLNIAHQGLQTVFLGLENLQLYEAGGLQSLRTEKLHVVLPQNLTDSTHLLYDDFNISKTLEISNMLCEKTCNNAVLQIVIKSMVSNLIISDITMSGYEMVRILQICWRSTVEHLSIYRFTLIKEFDYEKFDFSVGSLKSLSFDYIFLQVFLYNSEEHPVKIFSEMFVENLTLSNAEISHFYCPPSPSMFHSLILTNNKLTDMIFAKCQTLTNIQLLDLQNNILEKLSHVTSMTSTMKSLKNLDVSGNRLYSEINKDCEWSPSLRVLNLSRNKLTDSVFSCLPTYLEVLDVSNNQLSSVGEEVNHLKSLKELYLSSNQLSHIPDCSYLSKNLIYLSIDENLIYSPSKEHLTKCQNVKQIVLGKNKYQCNCELQEFISSAESLYENLVGWPQSFMCEHPQELRGVMLKNFRPSKLSCNIFILVGVIVGTMAVLFIFMLFLCKHFDLPWYIRMIFQWLRRKYRIRNVHNDEAIMGKRFHAFISYSQEDNEWVKKLLIPNLEKSDQAIKLCHHERDFIPGKTIVENIINCIEKSFKSIFVLSPNFIQSEWCHYELYFAQHSLFGKNSDNLILILLDPIPQYLIPNKYSKLKAIMKQRTYMEWPKEKRKHGLFWANLREAIQTNIPLEDEEIFVLN